Below is a window of Candidatus Poribacteria bacterium DNA.
AGGCATTTTCAGATCCGTTCTTTGGAACCCCGGTAGCAGATGTGTGAATTTTCGCGAGAGATGTCCATTTTCCAAGAGGATCCAACCACATATCATCCAGTCGAACAAAAGACTGATCTTGCATCTCTGCCTCGGTATGATTCCCATTAATCGGATTCGGATATTGGAAAATACGTGAGCGTTTCCCTTGGAGTGTGGGTGAGAGTTCATAAGTCTCTTCACATTCAACGCCGGTCAGAGGTTCTGGAATCCAACCTGTGCCGCGGCGCTGTTTGGTACTGGCTTTGACATCTTGTCCAGAAACGATGACGATCCCGCCTTGGCTGACGAAATTTTTAATTCGATGTTCAGTATCTATGTTTAATCGATAGCCGGATTTGTAAATCTCACCGTTGCCAATCCATAAAATATCAGTCTTTGCCAACCGATCGGTTCGCAAATTTTGAACAGCGTTGTAAATCATGTGGTGATCCTGAACGTATTCAAAACGTTCAAGGACTGGAAACTCGACAGAAGATGTATTCCCAGTCAGTGCCATGAGTTTAAAGGGCATCGCGATTTGTACTTCCGAACGTTTTACATCAGGCATTCTGGAAAGCCCGTTTCCTGATTTCCAAATTGCAGCATTTATGCCCCTCACAATTCGATTCCGCATCCGTTTTCGCTTACGTGTTCGCTGCTCCGCCGTGTTGAGGTTACGTGGTTGCGGATAAACAATCGGTGCTAACGCGGCGTGCCGAATTGGGTTGCTGTGTATCTGCTCAATAAGGGAAGCGTGCGCTGTAATCCGGGCGCGATTTATGGGGAGAAGCCGCTTGTAGATAGGGAATCCATGACGGAGTTTGTTATCAAGACGGAGAAATGCACTTTCAACGTCCCATCTTCGGCTATAACTCACGTCAATTGCCTTTAGATCAATACGTTCTTCATTGATATTTGTCACATACCCGTGAACAACGTTTATACCGTGGATAGCATTGCCATCTTTGTCTGTAATAGCGATGTTCTCTGTATCACGCATGTCTAAAATAGTATCTGTTAAACCGGTAAGACTGAAAAGTTCAGGCTGATATTTTTCTGCGCTTTCAACAATTGTGCAGTAGCGGCGCGGGAAAACGATATCCGCGTCGCGGAAGGAGCGAAACTTGAACCAAATTTTCTTGTAATTGTTTATGGCGCGCGTGTCTCGAACAGCGACGCGCTCGAACGGCTCTACATTATGTTTGATGACAGGATTTACTTCAAGTCTTTGAACACTGAAGGCACCGATATGGTATTTATACTCATAATCTTTTTCCCATTTCGGTGAGTCCTCTGTCAACCGAATGCGTCCGAGTTGGATGGTATAGGGTGTATTGTTTTCAAAGATGATTTCATTGCCTACTGCACGGCATCGCAAGCCGCGGTCGTCCCGACGGTTGAGTTGCGCGAGATCCTTCTTAAATTCATGTTCATATTCCCATTCGTCTGCATACCCGTTGTTGTCCTTATCTTTTACATCCATGAGCGCAATATGTTTATTATTGTAGTCTTTGAGGATAGCCGTGTACTCAGCAGTATGTTCACCGAAACGAATTCGAACTTTGACACGTGTCCCAATCAAGCGTTCGATTAAACGTTCATAACTCTCCTGCTCCAGGTAGCTTGTAGATTCTTCTTCCAAGCTGCCGATCCTTTTTTCCAAATCGCCGCCACCCGCTTCATAAGCCTCAGTGTACCGCTCTAACCGCTTGTTCGCCCCTCTTGTGAAACTGCTCCATGCCATGCTAATGGCTTCCTTCAACGCCTCGTTGAGAGCAATGAACATGTTCCGAATTTTTCGCCCAATTTTGTAGATGAGAGGCGGATGGTAGATGCGCTCAAGCTCCCACGCGCGTTCTCTAAGTTCACGCTCATTCATCGAATCATGGTAACGGATGTAGGCGACAATCCCTTCATCACGTTCTTCATTGGTAAAAATATAACTCGGGGCATGCCCGCGTTGTCGGGATTCCTCAGAAATAATCTCCATGCCTGTGAATTCCAGCCGCATGGTGCCTCGGTACCGCCTGCCGTCTTTCATCTGAAAAACAACGTACTTATTCAGGAGCTTCTTAAGAAGTTTGTCCTTTTTAAAAAGCCTGATTATATATCCAACGCTACTGATGATAAAAACAAGAAGGATGACACCGACGTAGACCTGTGTGTTTGACCACCAACTCCGCGCCTGTTTTTGTACCTCCTCAACGACATTGGATTCTTGTCCGAACGCTGAGTGCAGAAGTATGAAAAAGATCGAAACAAGAATTAAGCAGGCTATTTTCCCTACAGAGATTTCGCCCCTACGCGGTGGAGAGAGGAATATGAATGTATTTAGAAAGTTTTTCATCATCAAGACTCCATTTTTTTTACAGAGATTTGACCCCTAAGCCCCATTATCAGCGGGATAGGGTTGAAGAAAACCTCTTAACCTTAACCATCAACTTGAAGAAACACCCAAGCAAAAACACTCCGTTATAAATGTTAAAGCACGAGTTGATGGTTAAAACCGATGCCTGACAACTGACAACCCTTAATAAATACGAACGCCGTTTTCGGCGGCAATTTGCCGAACATTCGTGTTCGCGAGTGGGATTTTCTCCGCGGGGAGATGTTCTATCAATCCGTAGCCATCCGGATAAAGTGCCTCGAAACGCTTTAACGCCACACCAAGTGCTAATTCACCCTCACCGGGGACCTCCTCATTGAGATGGAGTACCAAACCGTTCTCCACGCTGATGTCTTTGATATGCGCCATCGGTGCGATCGGTCCCATGATGTCAAAAATGTGGTTAAGCCGTGTTTCGCTCTCATAGACCTGTCGGAGTGTTTGAAAATGATTGACGAAATCCATGACGATACGAAGCCTCTCAGAACCGACACGATCCACGACTTCCCGACACGTTTCAGGGGAATCCATAATTGAAACGGCATGCGTTTCCATAACAAGGGTCAGCTCGTGGTGTTCCGCATGTTCTGCGATGGGTTTCAAAGTGTCAATCAGACGCTCCATCGCTGCTGGCAGATGGTTATCTCGATGAGATGTCCAAGCACCATCGGGATTAAGACTACCCGCACGAAATAAATAATGCTGCGCGTTGAGAGAAGCAGCCGTCGGCATGCCGCGTTGGACGCTGGCGATACCTGATTTTCGGATATCGGCATCTGGATGAAAAAGGCACTCTTCGTAAGTTATGCCGAATTGCACAAGGTCAAGTTCCGCGGTTTCTAACATTTGCACACAGCGGGGGATAGCAGCCGGCGGTACAGATGGGATCTCCGCACTGCGGAAATGGAAACTTAAACCGGTAAACGCTAACGCTTTGATTTTTGCGATCTCATCCGATGTGAGGGTGCAAAAGTCCCCACAGAGTCCAACAACACCAAGTCTCATGTTTTTAATTTTCCTTGCGGAGGAACAACGGACGTTAGGACTTTTGCGTGCGTTCCTCTAATCCGCCTGCGTGTTTTTGATAGGGTATTTATGCGTATTGTTGCAGGCTACCGTTTTGGTTCATCGTTGCAAACGCAGCTACTTTGTGGTTTCCTGCAGCGTCTCTAACAGCTGTTTCGCCTGTTGGAGGTCTTTCGTATCAAAACCTTCCGAAAACCATAGATATATCGGTCTCAGTAAATTGTATGCCTCCCGATAGCGATCTTGTGTCCACCATAATTTGCTCAAACTGAGAGCGGCTCGGAGTTCCCAAGATTTTGCACCTTGTCGGCGCGCGATCGCTAATGCCTCCTGAAAATAGGATTCAGCCTTTGTGATAGTAGAAGTCGTATCCTTCTTGCCAACTGTTTCAGTTGCTTTACCAAGAACGAGGCAAAGTTCGCCTTTCCGCCGGGTGAGTTCTGCATCATAGGCACGCTCGCCCGTTCGTGTGACGACACTCAATGCCGAATCAAGTGTTTGTAAGGCTAATGTATACTGTCCTGCGCGTTGATATGCTTGTGCGAGGAGTGTGAGAAAGAGTGGCAGTTGTAATTCAGCTCTTGTCTTTTCCCATGCCGCAATTCCCTTACGTATCATCGAGATGCCTTCTTCAGAGTGATTCAGCTCTGTGAGTGCCCAGCCCTTCATCACCGTTGCGGCGGCTTCCCAAAGGGAAAATCCGTGTTCTTGACATATCTGTAACATCTGCGATGCGGTGGTCTTCACTTTCTCTACTTCATCTTCATGTTGATAGAGCACAGCCTTAAAATGGAGCAATACAGCGTCACTAAAAGGATGGTTTCTATCCTCCCCAATCTTTGCGGCTTCGGCAAGTCGTTCTTCCGCCTGCAGAGGGTAGCCAAGGCACCATAACAGCGGTGCAGAATAAGCGAGTAGTGTCGTCCCAGGATCCGCTACGAAGTGTAGAAATGTAGGAACCGGGTGTTGCTGCGGTTGATAGAGTTCAATTCCTGCCTCAAGATGTGCCAAGGCATCTCTGAATTCACTTAAATAGTAAAGTGTCGCGCCAAGGGCTCGGTGTGCCTCGACCTCAAAAGCTTCATCTCCGGCTTGCTTGGCAATTACAAAGCACTGTTCACCGAGTTCACGTGCGGAGAGGAATCGTCCGCGTACGAGATGAGAGAGCCATAATCCGAACAGAATCGGAAAGCGGAGATCCTTTATGCGATCAAGCGAAGTATCAGTGTCCTCTCCTAAGGTCGGTTCCATACTTTCAAGGGTTTCCAAGAGTTCTCTTGCGCGCGTATAGGCGACCTCGACTTCCGGTGCGGCATACCCTTTTGTTGCAATCAACGCGCTCCCAAGAATCGTCTGTAGTTCTAATTCTTGCTGAGCAGTAGATTCCAACCTCCGTGTACTCGTGTGAGTCGAAAGTTCCGCAAGTGCCGCAAGTCCCTGCGTGATATGGCGAATACCTTCCACGTTTGCGGAACGCTCAAGTGCGCGTTGTCCAGCACGGTGCCAATAGTCAACCGCTTTTTCAGGCAGACCTGCTTCGGTATAATGATATGCGACCAACTCCGGCTGAAAACCGCCACCTTCTCGCAACACTTCTGCAATTTGTTGATGGTACTGCTGTCGCCTACTCCTGAGCAGAGATTGATACGCTGTTTCACGCAGGAGCGGATGTCGGAACGTGTAGCGTAGCTGGTTGTCAGCAGCTTGGTTTCGATTGAGGATGTAGGCATCTACGAGTTTGTTCAACTCACTTTTCAGAGAGGCGAAATCGGTGAAAAAACGATTTCCCAGTTCAAGTCCAGATGCGATCTCGTGTAATAGTTCTGCAGTCCATTCCCTTCCAAGCGTTGCCCCGAGTTGGACGATCTCTTTCGCAGCACCGAGTTCGTCTAATCTCGCTGTCAATAAATCCTGTAGCGTTACAGGGACTTCCATTGTTTGAGAATGTGGGTCTACCGCATCGGAGACTTCAGAAGCCAACGTCAATGGATCCCCCTCAAGCATCATCTGGGTGAGTTCCTCAACAAACAGAGGAACGCCCTCGGTCATTTCGACAATCCGTGTCAGCACCTCTGATGGGAGTGCTGTGTCTCCTGCGACGTGCTGAATCATCTCATGCACCTGCGGAGGCGTGAGGGCAGTCAACGTCAGCGCATTTGCCCATTCTGGGTGTAGAAGTTGCTCCAGCACTTCTCTATCATGGTTGTTAGGTGTCAGTTGTTGATTGTCAGTTAAAGCGAAATCTGATTTAAGCAACCCCGTAGGGGTGACATCTCTGTAAAGTTGCGTATCGGTGCGACAGGACAAAACTACGAAGATCCGAGCATTTTCGATCCTTGTAATCAAGAGCGTCAGAAATTCTATACTGGAGGGATCAATCCAGTGAAGATCTTCAACGACAAAAAGTATCGGTTTTTGTTCAGCCATCTTCATCAGGACTTGAACGAGCACGTCCAGGGTTTGCTGTCGGCGTTGTTGGCGTCCCCAGCCTGATGGATATGTG
It encodes the following:
- a CDS encoding sugar phosphate isomerase/epimerase, whose amino-acid sequence is MRLGVVGLCGDFCTLTSDEIAKIKALAFTGLSFHFRSAEIPSVPPAAIPRCVQMLETAELDLVQFGITYEECLFHPDADIRKSGIASVQRGMPTAASLNAQHYLFRAGSLNPDGAWTSHRDNHLPAAMERLIDTLKPIAEHAEHHELTLVMETHAVSIMDSPETCREVVDRVGSERLRIVMDFVNHFQTLRQVYESETRLNHIFDIMGPIAPMAHIKDISVENGLVLHLNEEVPGEGELALGVALKRFEALYPDGYGLIEHLPAEKIPLANTNVRQIAAENGVRIY
- a CDS encoding AAA family ATPase produces the protein MEQALPHGAERRQLTVLFCDIVNSTAFTEKLDPEELRNLLEVYRTCIMEVVLAQSGHIARYFGDGILVYFGYPIAHEDTAHRAVRAALGIVAAIETLNPYLQATFGVEIRVRLSIDTGLVVVWHISAEESPEAIDIVGKTPNIAARMQELATPNSIVIGDTTHQLVEGFFTTAALGTFPLRGISQPVNVYQVSGEIPAQSRLDIASESGLTPLIGREHEVESLKHGWAQALASKGQALLIEGEAGIGKSRCLQVIHEYVEDHPDAVAMECRCSPYYQNSPLYPILSLFQEHVVQFSSTDTAQTRLDKLESLLRDYNIPTIGSDTASLSDSDSEGQEHAPETLPLLAELLEIPFEVQQQTVTGVGARPYGRPVEQDTYPSGWGRQQRRQQTLDVLVQVLMKMAEQKPILFVVEDLHWIDPSSIEFLTLLITRIENARIFVVLSCRTDTQLYRDVTPTGLLKSDFALTDNQQLTPNNHDREVLEQLLHPEWANALTLTALTPPQVHEMIQHVAGDTALPSEVLTRIVEMTEGVPLFVEELTQMMLEGDPLTLASEVSDAVDPHSQTMEVPVTLQDLLTARLDELGAAKEIVQLGATLGREWTAELLHEIASGLELGNRFFTDFASLKSELNKLVDAYILNRNQAADNQLRYTFRHPLLRETAYQSLLRSRRQQYHQQIAEVLREGGGFQPELVAYHYTEAGLPEKAVDYWHRAGQRALERSANVEGIRHITQGLAALAELSTHTSTRRLESTAQQELELQTILGSALIATKGYAAPEVEVAYTRARELLETLESMEPTLGEDTDTSLDRIKDLRFPILFGLWLSHLVRGRFLSARELGEQCFVIAKQAGDEAFEVEAHRALGATLYYLSEFRDALAHLEAGIELYQPQQHPVPTFLHFVADPGTTLLAYSAPLLWCLGYPLQAEERLAEAAKIGEDRNHPFSDAVLLHFKAVLYQHEDEVEKVKTTASQMLQICQEHGFSLWEAAATVMKGWALTELNHSEEGISMIRKGIAAWEKTRAELQLPLFLTLLAQAYQRAGQYTLALQTLDSALSVVTRTGERAYDAELTRRKGELCLVLGKATETVGKKDTTSTITKAESYFQEALAIARRQGAKSWELRAALSLSKLWWTQDRYREAYNLLRPIYLWFSEGFDTKDLQQAKQLLETLQETTK